One part of the Acinetobacter sp. XS-4 genome encodes these proteins:
- a CDS encoding aspartate aminotransferase family protein, giving the protein MIMFDIDKLTDDNAASETVQSNAQMSLNYQAHWMPFSANRNFHKDPRMIVGAKGSYLIDSTGREVYDSLSGLWTCGAGHTLPEIQQAVSTQLAKLDYSPAFQFGHPLSFQLAERIIQHMPEKLQHVFFTDSGSESADTAIKMARAYWRIKGKPSKTKLIGRARGYHGVNVAGTSLGGIGGNRKMFGQLMDVDHLPHTLQPDLSFTKGCAETGGVELANEMLKLIELHDASNIAAVIVEPVSGSAGCIVPPSGYLKRLREICDQHDILLIFDEVITGFGRMGAWTASEYFDVTPDILNFAKQITNGAIPLGGVVASHEIYDAFMQQDLPEHAVEFTHGYTYSAHPVACAAALATLDVLEKKNLIHQSAALAPSFEKLLHELKGAPNILDIRNCGLIGAVQLAPRDGDATIRGFEIGMKLWKAGFYVRFGGDTLQFGPMFNSTEAELQRLMNAVGEAIYQVK; this is encoded by the coding sequence GTGATTATGTTTGATATCGACAAATTAACTGATGACAATGCAGCATCGGAAACCGTTCAATCAAATGCTCAGATGAGCTTAAATTATCAAGCGCATTGGATGCCATTTTCTGCAAATCGTAATTTCCATAAAGATCCACGCATGATTGTTGGTGCTAAAGGATCATATTTAATTGATAGCACTGGCCGTGAGGTCTACGACTCATTATCAGGTCTGTGGACTTGTGGTGCTGGGCATACACTTCCTGAAATTCAGCAAGCAGTGAGTACTCAGTTAGCCAAACTTGATTACTCTCCTGCATTTCAGTTTGGTCATCCTTTGTCATTTCAATTGGCTGAACGAATTATTCAACATATGCCTGAAAAATTGCAGCATGTGTTCTTTACCGACTCAGGTTCAGAGTCCGCAGATACAGCAATCAAAATGGCTCGTGCCTATTGGCGAATTAAAGGTAAACCAAGCAAAACCAAGCTGATTGGGCGCGCACGTGGCTACCATGGTGTAAACGTTGCGGGGACAAGTCTGGGCGGTATTGGTGGCAACCGTAAAATGTTTGGTCAGCTTATGGATGTAGACCACTTACCGCATACCTTGCAGCCCGATTTAAGTTTTACTAAAGGCTGTGCTGAAACTGGTGGCGTAGAGCTTGCCAATGAAATGCTTAAGTTAATTGAGCTACATGATGCATCTAATATTGCCGCAGTCATTGTAGAGCCTGTTTCTGGCTCGGCAGGATGTATTGTGCCGCCGTCTGGTTATTTAAAACGCTTAAGAGAAATCTGCGATCAACACGATATCTTACTTATTTTTGACGAAGTCATTACTGGTTTTGGGCGAATGGGAGCTTGGACTGCTTCAGAATATTTTGACGTTACGCCAGATATTTTAAATTTTGCTAAACAAATTACCAACGGTGCTATTCCACTGGGTGGCGTGGTGGCAAGCCATGAAATTTATGATGCCTTTATGCAGCAAGATTTACCTGAACATGCGGTTGAATTTACCCATGGCTATACCTATTCGGCGCATCCGGTTGCCTGTGCGGCGGCTTTAGCGACACTTGATGTTTTAGAGAAGAAAAATTTAATTCATCAATCAGCTGCTTTGGCTCCAAGTTTTGAAAAACTTTTACATGAGTTAAAAGGTGCTCCAAATATTCTTGATATACGCAACTGTGGGCTGATTGGTGCTGTGCAATTAGCACCACGTGATGGCGATGCGACGATTCGTGGTTTTGAAATTGGTATGAAGCTTTGGAAAGCGGGTTTCTATGTCCGTTTTGGCGGAGATACGCTTCAGTTTGGTCCAATGTTTAATAGTACAGAGGCAGAGTTGCAACGACTCATGAATGCCGTAGGTGAAGCAATTTATCAAGTGAAATAA
- a CDS encoding LysR family transcriptional regulator: MKPKKLNQVTDFDIKLLKVFKTVCDCHSFTSAESILGISRSAISLHMSDLENRLGIRLCQRGRAGFALTDEGREILEYIEVLTASIEDFRSKVNQMHNRLKGEFNIGIINNLVTMPSGYITNTLAQLAEEHSEVIINISMSTLSDIECRVLDNRLHAGAIPLVTPLSGLDYFDLYSESSFLYCGKNHPLFGKCSKMDLDELKKWQAVLPNYAITPEAAKLHQLLDCKATASDREGIAFLILTGKFLGFLPDHYAKKWVEDGFMQPVSKEKMHYSTSICLITHKGKNHNIILKTFMDMLERRIVIKQSEN, encoded by the coding sequence ATGAAACCTAAAAAATTAAATCAAGTCACTGATTTTGATATTAAATTACTTAAAGTTTTTAAAACGGTTTGTGACTGTCACAGCTTTACGTCTGCCGAAAGTATTCTTGGCATTAGTCGTTCTGCGATTAGTTTGCATATGAGTGATTTAGAAAATCGTTTAGGTATTCGACTATGCCAACGTGGCCGCGCAGGGTTTGCATTGACAGATGAAGGGCGTGAAATTTTAGAATACATAGAAGTGCTTACCGCTTCTATCGAAGACTTCCGCTCTAAAGTCAATCAAATGCATAACCGTCTAAAGGGTGAGTTTAATATAGGTATTATTAATAACCTCGTGACCATGCCAAGTGGCTACATTACCAATACGCTGGCACAACTTGCTGAAGAACATTCTGAAGTGATCATTAACATTAGCATGAGCACCCTTTCAGATATTGAGTGCCGTGTGCTAGACAACCGTTTACATGCGGGAGCAATTCCCCTTGTGACTCCGCTGTCTGGCCTAGACTATTTTGATTTATATAGCGAAAGTTCATTTTTATATTGCGGTAAAAACCATCCTTTGTTTGGCAAATGTAGCAAGATGGATTTAGATGAATTAAAAAAATGGCAAGCTGTACTTCCTAATTATGCAATTACACCTGAAGCGGCAAAGTTACACCAGCTTTTAGACTGTAAAGCGACAGCAAGTGACCGTGAAGGAATTGCATTTCTGATTTTAACGGGAAAATTCTTAGGTTTTTTACCCGATCATTATGCAAAAAAATGGGTTGAAGATGGCTTTATGCAGCCTGTTTCAAAGGAGAAAATGCATTACAGCACATCCATTTGCTTAATTACTCACAAAGGCAAAAACCATAATATTATTTTAAAAACTTTTATGGATATGCTTGAGAGGCGGATAGTCATTAAGCAAAGTGAAAATTAA
- a CDS encoding outer membrane protein transport protein, whose translation MYSHITRYSLFILATSPFMNTAYAAALDRSGQPVTDFFQDGTYASVSYNYVIPQISGQDTGLSSHGNSQHIPNITNNYSSLRGGLKTDLNEKISVGLLYDQPFSIDLQHHGQNDFVSQPVNQLEQGTNATLSSHNLTGLVGLNINEYLGIYAGPAIEEIQGKVQLRGHIYKGMANYNADLDSDYATGWVVGLNIKKPELGLKAALTYRSEIRHKTEGTEQFSALSNDIYISPVTFTSPESVNFDFQTGLNKKTLLTANVRWVPWKDFELKPAKLAERTAPASPDHSGFPLISYEKNQWSAQIGVARKMTEKVVLSTSINWDSGLGDPANALGPINGYWGVGLGFQYHFLPEWAISFGGKYLWLGDAEAKRQNGDIVGRFTNNDSIVFGLKLSYQNKSNH comes from the coding sequence ATGTATTCACACATTACTCGTTACTCGTTATTTATTTTAGCAACATCACCATTTATGAATACAGCATATGCTGCTGCTTTGGATAGATCTGGGCAGCCAGTGACTGATTTTTTTCAAGATGGCACCTATGCTTCCGTTTCTTATAATTATGTTATCCCCCAAATAAGTGGGCAAGATACTGGTTTAAGCTCTCATGGGAATTCACAGCATATTCCGAATATTACCAACAACTACTCATCCCTCAGGGGCGGATTAAAAACTGATTTAAATGAAAAGATTAGTGTTGGCCTTCTTTATGACCAACCCTTTAGTATTGATCTTCAACATCATGGCCAAAATGATTTTGTCTCTCAGCCTGTAAATCAGCTTGAACAAGGAACTAACGCTACGTTAAGTAGTCATAATTTAACAGGTTTAGTTGGCCTGAATATTAATGAATATTTAGGTATTTATGCAGGGCCTGCTATTGAAGAGATACAAGGCAAAGTACAATTACGTGGGCACATCTACAAAGGTATGGCAAATTACAATGCTGACCTAGACTCAGATTATGCTACTGGTTGGGTTGTAGGATTAAATATTAAAAAGCCTGAATTAGGGTTAAAAGCAGCCCTGACCTATCGCTCAGAAATCAGACATAAAACCGAAGGTACAGAACAATTTAGCGCCTTAAGTAATGATATTTACATTTCACCTGTAACATTTACGTCTCCAGAATCGGTTAATTTTGATTTTCAGACAGGTTTGAATAAAAAAACATTATTAACTGCAAATGTCCGTTGGGTACCATGGAAAGATTTTGAGTTAAAGCCTGCCAAATTAGCAGAGCGAACTGCACCAGCGAGTCCCGACCACTCAGGATTTCCATTAATTAGTTATGAGAAGAACCAATGGTCTGCACAAATTGGAGTGGCTCGAAAAATGACTGAAAAGGTTGTCCTATCCACATCAATTAATTGGGACTCAGGCCTTGGAGATCCTGCAAATGCATTAGGTCCAATTAACGGTTATTGGGGAGTCGGACTTGGATTCCAATATCACTTTTTACCTGAATGGGCTATCTCATTTGGTGGTAAATATTTATGGCTCGGAGATGCTGAAGCTAAACGCCAAAATGGTGACATAGTCGGAAGATTTACAAATAACGATAGTATTGTTTTTGGATTAAAACTATCTTATCAAAATAAATCTAACCATTAG
- a CDS encoding molybdopterin-dependent oxidoreductase, whose translation MASSDKVQDGAALTAENATELSSICVLCSHNCGVKLDVKDNTIVKVKADKTNPTTKGYICNKAFAIPNSVHHKQRVHHPLKKMSDGTFSEITWDQAIHEIAEKLKFIQKNYAPRAIGIAGVGGQGNHSNVFGALPLLYSIGSGSFFNALGQEKIQHPLVDERLFKGGHDHYLAGDEHNAAFVLYIGTNPLISNRGINATETIREIVKDPNRKIAVIDPRVSETARRADFHLCIKPAQDVYLLLALNSIIVRENLYDQEYIKKRVKGFEQVAEMLKTVDLNDMAKRTELTLEEIQTVAREFARASSSAICYDLGVDHGVNTTLISYLIRTLSLITGNLGEKGGNIFVQQFGPKFPILPRLQEPLESNIKASALIAPMMQFSPNLIPEEILSSHPHRIRALIVDGANPLVSYVDSKKFREAFEQLDLLVVIEPNMTETAQVADYVLPTPAGYEKWEIAVFPKDVIYAQVRPPVISGPSDALPEIEIYYRLAKAMGIIKASSKWQKKLAKKIQNPLYTPIFLTSLGASAFKGKLNTKEIMAIIGRIFFILYETLGPQLKNPLMAYIWLLSVGYALTRKKQINLQFPELKSVKNPFVVAQRIFELINDHPEGVILGLLDEQNNFNDFCHFKDKKARLFQDDFIADLKELMLKQEEISDYPFILDGGMRTGWTANTIVRDPSWRKGREIPYAMLVNPSDAESLNIKSGDLVNLQTKRGEVIVPVSVDGSTRKGHLHLPNLFNLKYPDPETGELVNTGVSINELSDVNDRDKYTGIPNLKYIRCKINQLSS comes from the coding sequence ATGGCTAGTTCAGATAAAGTTCAAGATGGAGCTGCATTAACAGCTGAGAATGCAACAGAACTATCAAGCATATGTGTACTGTGTTCGCATAATTGTGGAGTTAAACTTGATGTAAAAGATAATACTATTGTTAAAGTTAAAGCTGATAAAACAAATCCCACCACTAAAGGCTACATTTGTAATAAAGCATTTGCTATTCCAAATAGTGTTCATCACAAACAAAGGGTGCACCACCCATTAAAAAAAATGTCAGATGGTACATTTAGTGAAATAACTTGGGATCAGGCTATTCATGAAATAGCTGAAAAATTAAAATTTATTCAAAAAAATTATGCTCCTAGGGCTATTGGCATTGCTGGTGTTGGTGGTCAAGGTAACCACTCAAATGTATTTGGCGCATTACCACTTCTTTATTCAATTGGCTCAGGTTCATTTTTCAATGCACTTGGTCAAGAAAAAATTCAGCACCCTTTAGTAGATGAACGTCTTTTTAAAGGTGGGCATGATCATTATTTGGCTGGAGATGAGCATAATGCTGCATTTGTATTGTATATAGGCACAAATCCTTTAATTAGCAATCGCGGAATCAATGCAACTGAAACCATTAGAGAAATAGTAAAAGACCCAAATCGAAAAATAGCTGTTATTGATCCAAGAGTATCTGAAACCGCTCGTAGGGCTGATTTCCATTTATGTATAAAGCCTGCTCAAGATGTTTACTTATTGCTTGCTCTCAATTCAATTATTGTTCGTGAGAATCTTTATGATCAAGAATATATAAAAAAGCGTGTTAAAGGTTTTGAACAAGTTGCGGAAATGCTTAAGACAGTTGATCTTAATGATATGGCCAAACGGACTGAATTGACACTTGAGGAAATTCAAACAGTAGCTAGAGAGTTTGCTAGAGCTTCATCCTCAGCCATATGTTATGACTTAGGTGTCGATCATGGAGTTAATACGACTCTAATTAGTTATTTAATACGTACTTTATCCTTAATCACTGGTAATTTAGGAGAGAAAGGCGGGAATATATTTGTTCAGCAATTTGGTCCTAAATTTCCTATTCTACCTAGATTACAAGAACCACTTGAATCTAATATCAAAGCATCTGCATTAATTGCTCCAATGATGCAATTTTCGCCTAATTTGATACCAGAAGAAATTCTTTCCAGCCATCCACATCGTATAAGAGCACTTATTGTAGATGGAGCAAATCCTCTTGTAAGTTATGTAGATTCCAAAAAGTTTAGGGAAGCTTTTGAGCAGCTTGATTTATTGGTGGTTATTGAACCCAATATGACAGAAACTGCTCAAGTCGCAGATTATGTATTACCCACTCCAGCTGGTTACGAGAAATGGGAAATAGCAGTATTTCCAAAAGATGTAATATATGCTCAAGTTCGGCCACCTGTAATAAGTGGTCCTTCGGATGCTTTGCCAGAGATAGAAATATATTATCGATTAGCAAAGGCTATGGGCATTATTAAGGCATCCTCAAAGTGGCAAAAAAAATTAGCAAAAAAAATCCAAAATCCTCTATATACACCTATTTTTCTTACAAGCCTTGGAGCATCAGCCTTTAAAGGAAAATTAAATACTAAGGAGATAATGGCGATTATAGGGCGAATCTTTTTCATTTTATATGAAACACTTGGTCCACAACTAAAAAATCCATTGATGGCCTATATCTGGTTGTTATCAGTTGGATATGCACTAACGAGAAAAAAGCAAATTAACTTACAATTCCCAGAATTAAAGTCTGTGAAGAACCCATTTGTGGTAGCTCAAAGAATATTTGAACTTATCAATGATCACCCAGAGGGAGTTATCCTTGGTTTGTTAGATGAACAAAATAACTTCAATGATTTCTGCCATTTTAAAGATAAAAAAGCCAGATTATTTCAAGATGATTTTATTGCGGATTTAAAGGAATTAATGCTTAAGCAAGAAGAAATTTCTGATTATCCTTTTATTTTAGATGGAGGAATGCGAACAGGGTGGACTGCTAATACAATTGTGCGTGATCCTTCTTGGAGAAAAGGAAGAGAAATTCCTTATGCAATGTTGGTCAATCCATCTGATGCAGAGAGTTTAAATATTAAAAGTGGAGATCTTGTAAATTTACAAACAAAAAGAGGAGAAGTAATTGTGCCAGTTAGTGTAGATGGAAGCACACGAAAAGGGCATTTACATTTGCCTAATTTATTTAATTTAAAATATCCAGATCCAGAAACTGGAGAGCTTGTTAATACGGGCGTAAGCATTAACGAGTTGTCAGATGTTAATGATCGGGATAAATATACTGGAATTCCAAATTTAAAGTATATACGTTGCAAAATAAATCAATTAAGTAGTTGA
- a CDS encoding formylglycine-generating enzyme family protein yields MNDMVYLNGGTFLMGSNTHYPEEAPAHQVSVSPFWIDKTPVTNLQFKQFVEATGYVTFAELPPNPNDYPGAHAHMLQPGSLLFVPPLNPTDLIDWSWWKFEFGTTWRNPQGPGSTIHGLDDHPVVHIAYCDALAYASWCGKSLPSEAEWEYAARGTLEGYEFAWGDELTPLGKHMANTWQGNFPYENTMEDGYSRTSPVKTFPPNDYGLYDMIGNVWEWTADFWSPTHQFKSVSPCCIRHNPRGGAKNQSYDPSMPEISIPRRVLKGGSHLCAPNYCRRYRPAARHPEAVDTSSSHIGFRCVNRA; encoded by the coding sequence ATGAATGATATGGTTTACCTCAATGGTGGTACTTTCCTAATGGGTTCAAACACTCATTACCCAGAAGAAGCCCCAGCACATCAGGTTAGTGTTTCTCCTTTTTGGATTGATAAAACACCTGTTACAAACTTGCAATTTAAACAGTTTGTTGAAGCAACGGGTTATGTCACTTTTGCCGAACTCCCTCCCAATCCAAATGATTATCCGGGTGCTCATGCTCATATGTTACAACCTGGTTCTTTATTATTTGTGCCTCCTTTAAATCCAACTGACTTAATAGACTGGTCTTGGTGGAAATTTGAATTTGGAACAACATGGCGTAATCCACAAGGTCCTGGATCAACTATTCATGGTTTAGATGATCATCCAGTTGTTCATATTGCTTACTGTGACGCTTTGGCTTATGCCTCATGGTGTGGAAAATCTCTACCGTCTGAAGCTGAATGGGAATATGCGGCTAGAGGAACACTTGAAGGTTATGAATTCGCGTGGGGTGACGAACTCACACCTCTGGGCAAACATATGGCGAATACATGGCAAGGAAACTTCCCATATGAAAATACAATGGAAGATGGTTATTCACGAACGTCTCCTGTAAAAACATTTCCCCCAAATGATTATGGACTATATGACATGATTGGAAATGTATGGGAGTGGACAGCAGATTTTTGGTCGCCAACCCACCAATTTAAATCGGTTTCACCTTGCTGTATACGACACAATCCACGTGGCGGTGCGAAAAATCAAAGTTATGATCCCTCAATGCCTGAGATCTCTATTCCTCGGCGCGTACTTAAAGGAGGTTCTCACCTATGTGCTCCTAATTATTGTCGACGATACAGACCAGCAGCCAGACATCCTGAAGCTGTTGACACTTCTAGCAGTCACATAGGTTTTCGATGTGTCAACCGTGCATAA
- a CDS encoding amino acid permease codes for MNNDKTIKLSEGLSNRHVTMISIGGVIGAGLFVGSSAAIAKAGPAAVLAYIITSILVFLVMRMLGEMAVAQPDTGSFSTYARKAIGPWAGFTIGWLYWWFWVLVIPIEAIAGAEILHAWFPQISSAVYAFAFIILLSLANFFSTKSFGEFEFWFALIKVIAIVVFIIIGAMAVFGVWPLATNVSGVGNLFSNGGFMPHGMGGVLSAILISAFSFFGIEILSIAAAESKNPEEKIKRATNLVLYRIILFFVVSIFLAVALVDWRSPDLQKFGTFQFVLMSLNVPETKLIMDAVVFIAVASCMNAAVYTSSRMLFALGTRQEAPRVVTKINGAGVPTSAVFLSTLVGVACCAVNYMFPGQVFGFLLSTTGSIALLVYLVIAFSQLRLRHKWEKEGTAVSFKMWLFPWLTWFVILVIMTVLGYMFLSPTYSYETTLSLGVTLLVVICGLFVTRKRKATRAVAMNLD; via the coding sequence ATGAACAATGATAAAACAATAAAATTAAGTGAAGGACTTTCTAATCGACATGTCACCATGATTAGTATCGGTGGTGTTATTGGTGCAGGTTTATTTGTAGGCTCTTCTGCGGCAATTGCAAAAGCAGGGCCAGCAGCCGTGCTCGCTTATATAATTACAAGTATTTTAGTTTTTCTGGTCATGCGCATGCTGGGTGAAATGGCGGTCGCGCAACCCGATACAGGTTCATTTTCTACATATGCCCGTAAAGCCATCGGTCCTTGGGCTGGGTTTACCATTGGATGGTTATATTGGTGGTTCTGGGTGTTGGTGATTCCCATTGAAGCCATTGCTGGAGCTGAAATTTTACATGCATGGTTCCCGCAAATTTCTAGTGCCGTTTATGCATTTGCCTTTATTATTTTACTCAGTCTAGCTAACTTTTTTAGTACCAAAAGCTTTGGTGAGTTTGAGTTTTGGTTTGCACTCATTAAAGTCATTGCGATTGTAGTGTTTATTATCATTGGAGCAATGGCTGTCTTTGGAGTGTGGCCTTTAGCAACAAATGTCAGTGGTGTTGGTAACCTATTTTCAAATGGTGGTTTTATGCCACATGGAATGGGTGGTGTCTTATCGGCAATTTTAATCTCTGCATTTTCATTTTTTGGAATAGAAATTCTTTCTATTGCTGCGGCAGAATCTAAAAATCCAGAAGAAAAAATTAAACGTGCGACCAATTTGGTGCTCTATCGAATTATTTTATTCTTTGTTGTTTCTATTTTTCTTGCAGTTGCTTTGGTTGATTGGCGTTCACCAGACTTACAAAAATTTGGCACCTTTCAGTTTGTATTAATGAGTCTTAATGTTCCTGAGACTAAACTGATTATGGACGCCGTCGTTTTTATTGCGGTTGCAAGCTGTATGAATGCCGCAGTTTACACTTCATCTCGAATGCTATTTGCTTTAGGTACACGTCAGGAAGCACCAAGAGTAGTGACAAAAATTAATGGAGCAGGTGTGCCGACATCAGCTGTGTTTTTATCTACTTTGGTTGGTGTGGCCTGTTGCGCGGTTAACTATATGTTTCCAGGTCAAGTCTTTGGGTTCTTACTATCCACCACAGGCTCAATTGCTTTACTGGTTTACTTAGTGATTGCATTTTCACAATTACGTTTAAGACATAAATGGGAAAAAGAGGGTACTGCTGTATCTTTTAAAATGTGGTTGTTCCCTTGGTTAACTTGGTTTGTAATTTTAGTGATTATGACTGTTTTAGGTTATATGTTCTTATCACCAACCTATAGTTATGAAACCACTTTATCTTTAGGCGTCACTTTATTGGTGGTTATTTGCGGGTTGTTTGTCACGCGAAAGCGTAAAGCAACCAGAGCGGTTGCCATGAATTTGGATTAA
- a CDS encoding CoA-acylating methylmalonate-semialdehyde dehydrogenase yields the protein MNTLENFDSNTLSNTDTNQEQQSVKVVGHFIDGGLVTKTIKKQPVYNPATGEITKEVALADAELVNQAVQIAEQAFPAWRDTPVIKRARVMFKFKQLLEENADKLCQLIGEEHGKICHDAKGELQRGIENVEYACGAPEFLKGEFSKNVGPDIDSWSEFQPLGVVAGITPFNFPAMVPLWMFPMAIVCGNCFILKPSEKAPSAALFLAELLKQAGLPDGVFSVVNGDKEAVDTLLHHPKIQAVSFVGSTPIAEYIYRTATASGKRCQALGGAKNHAIIMPDADIDNVVTSLLGAAFGSSGERCMALSVAVAIGDEVADVVIEKLKQEMKQLKFGHYADERNDFGPLITQAHKDKVQAFIQSAEQQGAKIVVDGRDAKPAGYENGFFVGPTLIDKVSPDMTSYQQEIFGPVLQVIRVQTMQDAMQLINDHEYGNGTCIYTRDGEAARYFTSNIQVGMVGVNVPLPVPVAYHSFGGWKRSLFGDLYAYGPDGVRFYTRRKTITQRWPSTQVREAKQFAMPTLN from the coding sequence ATGAACACTTTAGAGAATTTTGACAGCAACACGCTTTCTAATACAGATACAAATCAAGAGCAACAATCCGTTAAGGTAGTTGGGCATTTTATTGATGGTGGACTCGTAACTAAAACCATCAAGAAACAACCTGTTTATAACCCTGCGACAGGTGAAATCACCAAAGAAGTTGCACTTGCAGATGCAGAGCTGGTCAATCAAGCCGTTCAAATTGCAGAGCAAGCTTTTCCAGCATGGCGTGATACACCAGTGATTAAGCGTGCGCGCGTCATGTTCAAATTTAAGCAATTACTCGAAGAAAATGCTGACAAGCTTTGCCAGCTGATTGGCGAGGAACACGGAAAAATTTGCCACGATGCTAAAGGTGAATTACAACGTGGCATTGAAAATGTTGAGTATGCATGTGGTGCGCCTGAGTTTTTAAAAGGTGAATTTTCAAAAAATGTGGGTCCAGATATTGATTCGTGGAGCGAATTTCAACCGCTAGGTGTGGTTGCAGGTATTACACCTTTTAACTTTCCTGCAATGGTTCCGTTGTGGATGTTCCCAATGGCAATTGTTTGCGGTAACTGTTTTATTTTAAAACCTTCAGAAAAAGCGCCTTCTGCTGCCTTATTTTTAGCGGAGCTTCTAAAACAAGCTGGATTGCCTGATGGTGTTTTTAGCGTTGTAAATGGCGATAAAGAGGCGGTTGATACGTTGCTTCATCATCCTAAAATTCAAGCGGTTAGCTTTGTTGGATCTACGCCTATTGCAGAGTACATATACCGCACGGCAACAGCGAGTGGTAAACGCTGCCAAGCTTTAGGCGGAGCAAAAAATCATGCGATTATTATGCCTGATGCCGATATTGATAATGTCGTGACTTCTTTGTTAGGTGCGGCGTTTGGATCATCTGGTGAACGTTGTATGGCGTTATCGGTTGCTGTAGCTATTGGTGATGAAGTGGCAGATGTTGTGATCGAAAAATTAAAACAAGAAATGAAACAATTGAAGTTTGGACACTATGCAGATGAGCGTAATGACTTCGGACCGCTCATTACGCAAGCACATAAAGACAAAGTACAAGCTTTTATTCAAAGTGCAGAGCAACAAGGTGCTAAAATTGTTGTGGATGGTCGTGATGCAAAACCGGCAGGGTATGAAAACGGTTTTTTTGTTGGGCCAACTTTAATTGACAAAGTTTCACCAGACATGACAAGTTACCAGCAAGAAATATTTGGTCCTGTTTTACAGGTCATTCGTGTACAAACCATGCAAGATGCAATGCAACTGATTAATGACCACGAATATGGTAATGGAACGTGTATTTACACGCGTGACGGTGAGGCTGCACGTTATTTTACCAGCAATATTCAAGTCGGTATGGTTGGGGTCAATGTGCCATTACCTGTACCAGTTGCATATCATAGCTTTGGTGGTTGGAAGCGTTCATTGTTCGGTGATTTATATGCATATGGCCCAGATGGTGTGCGTTTTTATACACGCCGTAAAACCATTACCCAACGTTGGCCTTCAACACAGGTCCGTGAAGCCAAACAATTTGCTATGCCTACATTAAATTAA